The sequence TGGCGCGCCGCGACTTCTCGACCATCTACACGACCAACTTCGAGCACCACATCGAGGAGGCGCTGCGGGACGCGGGCAAGGAGGCCGTGGCGCTCGCCAGGTTCGACGACTTCGCGCGGTGCCCGGCGCAGGGGGCGTGCCACGTCATCAAGTTTCACGGCGATCTCGACTGGCCCGAGACGGTGGTGCTCACCGAATCCCAGTACTTCAGCCGCCTCCGGCTCGAGGCGGCGCCCGATCAGCGCCTGCGGGCCGATCTGCTCAGCAACAGCTTCCTCTTCCTCGGCTACAGCTTCGGCGACGTCGACATCCGGTACATCTGGTACCGCATGGAGCAGATGCGCATCGAGGGCAGCCCGCAGCTCGCGAAGCGCACGTCGAACCGCCGCGGCTACTGGGCGACCTTCGGCGCCGGGCTCGTCCAGCCCGCGCTGCTCGAGGACTGGCACATCGACGTCATCGAGCTCGACCCGAACGACAAGACGAAGAGCGTCGTGCACTTGCTCGATTCGCTGGGCGGGTGAGGGCGGTGGTCATGGTCTATTTCGTCTCCTCGAACCACCGCAAGCTCGCGGACATGACGTATATATGGAAGGACGCCCCGACGCCGCTCCGCGTCCTCCGGCTCGACGTGCCCCAGATCCTCTCGTCGGATCTCGACACCGTCGTACGCGAGGAGGCCCTCGCCGCCTACCGGCTCTCCCTCGTTCCGCTCTTCGTCGAGCACGGCGGCCTCTTCATCGAGCACCTGAACGGCTTTCCGGGCCCGCTCGTGATGCCGTTCTGGGAGCGGCTGCAGGACCGGATTTGCTCCCTCATCCCTCCGGGGCAGTCGCGCGCAGCGCACGTCGTCCAGAAGGTGTGTTATTGCGACGGCCGGACGCTCCGTGTCTACACGGGCAGCGTCCTCGGCGAGATCGCCTGCGAGCGGCGGGGAGACGAGGGCATCCACTGGGAGCCGATGTTCATCCCGGCCGGGCACACGCGCACGCTCGGGCAGATGCCTCGTGACGAGCGCCTCCGGTGCTCTGCGAGCGCGGAGGCGCTGCGGGCGTTCCGGTTCGATCTCGGGCTGTGATCGCGGAGCGCGGCGCTCGCGCTCGTCGAGACGCGCGCGGCCGCGACGCCGCCTCCCGGGGCGCCGGCTCCTCCTCACGTCGCCGGGACCTCGCGCCGGACGGGCCGTGCTGGCAGGCCGCCGCGGCGCGCCGTGCACCTCCCCGTGCTGGACGCGGCGGGGCTTGACTTCCGGATCGCTTTGGAGTTCCTAACCGTCCACGACCGCGGCAAGGGGGCGAGATCCTGGTGTCCGGCGCTCCGCTCCCCCGCGCTCAGAGGTTGTCCCCATTTGGCGCGGAGGCGATTCATGGAGTTCAGACAGCTCGGCGGGTCAGGGTTCAAGGTACCGGTGCTGAGTCTCGGGACGGGGACGTTCGGTGGCTCCAACGAGTTCTTCCGGGGGTGGGGCGCGAGCGACGTGGCCGAGGCGACTCGGCTGGTCGACGTCTCGCTCGAGGCCGGGATGAACATGTTCGACTCGGCCGACATCTACTCCGACGGGATGGCCGAGGAGATCCTCGGCCATGCGATCAAGGGCAGGCGCGACAAGGTCATCATCTCCACCAAGGCGACGTTCCGGAGCGGACCGGGCCCCAACGACGTCGGCTCGTCGCGGTATCACCTGATCCGGTCGATCGAGGGGAGCCTGCGCCGGCTGCAGACGGATTATATCGATCTCTTCCAGCTGCACGGCTTCGACGCTGTCACGCCGCTCGAGGAGACGCTCGGCACGCTGGACGATCTCGTGCGAGCGGGGAAGATCCGCTACCTCGGCTGTTCGAATTTCTCCGGCTGGCACCTGATGAAGTCGCTCGCGGTGTCGGAGAAGTATGGCCTCTCTCGGTACGTGGCGCACCAGGCGTATTATTCGCTGGTGGCGCGCGACTACGAGTGGGAGCTGATGCCGCTGGCGCTCGATCAGAAGGTCGGCGCGGTGGTCTGGAGCCCGCTGGGCTGGGGGCGGCTCACGGGGAAGATCCGGCGCGGGCAGCCGTTGCCGGAGGTCAGCCGGCTCCGGAACAAGCTCTCTGTCGACGGGGGGCCGCAGATCGACGACGAGTACCTCTATGGTGTCGTCGACGCGCTCGACGCGGTGGCGAAGGAGACGGGCAAGACCGTCCCGCAGATCGCGCTCAACTGGCTGCTGCAGCGGCCGAGCGTCGCGAACGTGATCATCGGCGCTCGCAACGAGGAGCAGCTTCGGCAGAACCTCGGGGCCGTCGGCTGGACCCTCGCGCCAGAGCACATCGCGAAGCTGGACGCTGCGAGCAAGACGAAGCTGCCGTATCCCTACTTCCACCAGGCCGGCTTCAACGAGCGCAATCCGTTCCCTGTCTCGCTGTGACGGTCGCGGCCCGGCCGCGACCGGCGCCTGACGGCGCCTGATCCTGCGCGGAGGCCCGACACGGGGGCGCCAACCCTCGCCGTGGGAGGCGATCCCGTGGCGAGGGCAGGTCAGGGCAGCGCGGCGGTGGCGTCCGGCGTGGCGGCGTGCAAATCAGCGGTCGTGCTCATTCTTTGCGACTTCGACGGGACCATCACCCGCGACGACCTGACGAACCGGATCTGGGACGCCCACCTTGGCTATGACTGGCGGCAGGTGCTGCTCGCGCCTGCCGTCGGCGGCCAGCTCACGCCGTTCGAGCTCCTCCGCCGCGGCTACGCCGACGTGGATCGCCCGGCCGCCGAGCTCCTGGACGAGCTGCGCCCGCACGCCGAGCTGCGGTCGGGCTTCGAGGATCTCCTGGCCCTGTGCGCCCACCGGGCGTGGGTGTTCCACGTGATCAGCCACGGCCTGCCGTTCTACATCCGCGAGTTCCTGCCGCCGGGCACGGCGTTCTCCTGCTTCGATGCCGTCTTCGATGGGCGCTGGCGCGTGACAGTGCCGGAGGCGGTGCCGCTCGGCCCCGGCGAGGACTTCAAGATCCGCGTGCTCGATCAGCTGAAGGCGGCCACCGGCGAGACCTCCACGGTCTACATCGGCGACGGCCGGCTGGACTACCCCGCGGCGCGGTGCTGCGATCACGTGTTCGCGGTGCGGGACAGCGCCCTCGACGTGCTCTGCGCCCGCGAGGGGATACCGTATACGCCCTTCGACAGCTTCGCCGAGATCTGCGCGGCGCTCGAGGGCCGCGGCACCCCCGATGGGGAGCGCGCACGGCGCGCGGCCGGCGCCACGCCGACAGCTGGCTGATCCATCCGGGGTTCATCCAGCCCAGGCGCCACCTCGCCTCGGGTCACGCCTGCTCGATCGCCGCCCCGGGGGCGGCGCGGATCAGATGTGCTTCGGCGGGTTCAGCTTGTCTTCCGCCGATCTCCGCTGGACGAGCGCCTTGGCCTTCTCGTAGAGGACCCGCAGCCGGCCGCCCTCGGGCTCCCAGTACTCGGCGCGCTCGACATAGAGCTTCAGGAAGGCGGCGTGAGGGTGGGTGGGGCCGGCCGGCAGCCACGCCTTCCACGACGGCTTCCAGAGGCTCCGGATCTTCTCCTCGTTCCTCTCGACCGTCGCGCGCGCCGAGATCGAGATGTACGCCCGGTCCCGCGGCCTGTAGCAGCAGACCGCCACCTGGTGCTCGCGGGTGATCTCGCCTGTCTTCGCCGCCTCGTCCTCCGTCACGAACCAGAGATCGCAATCCATCAGCTCGGCCGGCTCCTGGATCTCCATGGGCCGCCCTCGCATCAGCCCCTCCGGGGTCATCGTGACGAGCATGGCAGTGTCGAACTCCCTGAGGAGCGCGTGCAGCTCGCTCATCGATCCACGGACCTGAGCCTTGGCACCCGGCTCCACACTCCGGTGTTGCTCTTCACTCTGGTGTTGCATGCGGACAAAGCTGCTCCGCGGACCCTGGCCCGCAAGCAGGGGTGCGCCCTTACCCGTGTACCGCTGCAGCCTGGCGGCGCTCCGGCGTGACCCGAGGCGCTGCCCCTGGCTCGCGGTCCAGGCGGCTCGGCTTGCCTCGCGGGGTTTTGCGCAGTGGACGGCGCAATGCGACGCCTTGACGCGCGTCCGCTCGGCAGATGTGGCGTTCTCCTGCCGCCAGAAGTGCCAATCCGCGAGCCCTGCGGGGGTGGCACACTCCATGCGTTCGCCGGCGCGGGGGCACACCACAACTCCGCCCAGCAGGCTCTGCCATGACCGCGTTTTTTGACGACGTCGACCCTCGTATCCCCGCCGTCCCCATCCGGGACGACACCGCCCGGATCCGGGAGGACTTCCTCGTGCTCGCCGCGCACGAGATCAGGACGCCCGTGACCTCGCTCCTCCTGCAGCTCCAGCTGACGAAGCGGATGAGCGAGCAGGAGCCCGAGAAGACCCCGGCGTGGGCGGCGGCGATGCTGGCCGTCTTCGACCGTCAGCTCGGCCGCCTCGCCCGGCTCTGCGACGACATGTTCCAGGCGAGGCACGGCGGCCTGGCCCACGGCGCCCCGGCCCGCCAGCCGCTCGATCTCGTCGGGCTCATCCGCGAGGTGGTCGCGACGGCGGTCGCGCATCGGCCGGCCGCGTGCGGCGCCATCTCGGTCGCGGCCGAGGGCTCGGTGATCGGCTGGTGGGACCGGTCCCAGCTCGAGCGCATGACGTTCCACCTGATCAAGAACGCGATCACCTTCGGCGAGGGCAAGCCGATCGCGATCGAGGTGCGCGCCACGCGCGCGCGGGCGCGGCTCATCGTGCGCGACCACGGCATGGGGATCGCCCGGGAGGACCACGAGCGGATCTTCGCGCGCTTCGAGCGGGCCGTCCCGGTGGAGCGCTTCGGCGGCCTGGGGCTCGGCCTGTACATCGCGCACGTCGCCGCGCGCGCGCACGGCGGCGCGATCCGCGTCGAGAGCGAGCTCGGCTGCGGCGCTGCGTTCATCGTCGATCTCCCGCTCGCCCCGCGGCGGCCGCAGCGGGTGAGGGCGGCGCGGCGCTCCTCGTCGATCTCCTCGCCGATTCCGCCCTCGCGCCCGGCGCGGGCGCGGCGCGGCGCGAGCGCGGCGCGCGCGCCCGAGCTTCCCCGGGGGGCGCGCCTCAAGCTCGCGCAGGTCAAGCAGGTGCACCAGCGCCTGCTGCGCCCGCACTGAGGCGCGCGGGTCAGCCGTCGAGGAAGCGGGCGAGCAGGCGCAGGCCGGCGGCCTGGCTCTTCTCGGGGTGGAACTGCGTCGCGGTGACGTTGTCCCGCTCGATCGCGGCGGTGATGCGGTGCGGGCCGTGCTCCGTCGTCGCCGCGACCAGCGCGGGGTCGAGCGGGACGGCGTGGTAGCTGTGGACGAAGTAGACGAAGGGGCGCTCGCCCGCGAACACGCCGAGCGGGCCCGCCACCTCGCGCGCGAACGCGATGCGGTTCCAGCCCATGTGGGGGATCTTGATCCCGACCCACGGCTGGCCGGCGACCGCGTCCGCCTCGGCCGCGCTCGGCTGAGGCGTGAGGCGCTTGACGGTGCCGGGGAACACGCCGAGCCCGCGCGCGCCCTCCGCCTCCTCGCTCCCGTCGAAGAGCGCCTGCATGCCGAGGCAGATGCCGAGGTAGGGCGTCCCCTTCCGGATCTGCGCGCGCAGCGCCTCGCCGATGCCGCTCTGCAGCGCCGCGGCGCAGTCGCGGAAGGCGCCCTGGCCGGGCACCACCACCTTGTCGGCCCGGCCGATGATCTCCGGGTCGCCCGAGCGCGTCACCGCGCACGACGCGCCGGAGTCCTCGGCGGCCTGGAGGAGCGCCCGCTCCACGGAGCGCAGGTTGCCCATCCCGAGATCGACGAGCGCGATGGCTTGCATGGCTCAGAGGCTCCCCTTGGTGGACGGGATGCCGGCGACGCGCGGCTCGATCCGGGTCGCCTTCATCAGCGCCTTGGCGAACGACTTGAAGCAGATCTCGACGATGTGGTGCAGGTTGTCCCCCTCGATGAGGCGGACGTGGAGGTTCGCGCCGACGCCGCGCGCGAAGCCCTCGAAGAACACCGGGGCCAGCTCGACGTCCCAGGTGCCGAGCTTCGCCTTGGGCAGCGGCACGCGCCAGACGAAGTACGGCCTGCCCGAGAGGTCCAGCGCGCACTGCGCGAGCGCCTCATCCATGGGGAGCGTCGCCTCGCCGTAGCGGGCGATGCCCGCCTTGTCGCCGAGCGCCTTCTGCACGGCCGTGCCCAGGGTGATGCCGCAGTCCTCGGTCGTGTGGTGGCCGTCGATCTCGACGTCGCCCTCGGCGTGGATGGTGAGGTCGAACAGGCCGTGGCGGGCGATCTGATCGAGCATGTGCGTGAGGAAGGGGAGCGGCGTCTTGATCTCCGAGCGGCCCTGGCCGTCGAGATCGATCTCGATGCGGATGTCGGTCTCGCGCGTCTTGCGCTGGACGTTGGCGATGCGGGGCATGGCGCGTAGGGTAGTCGCGCTTGGCGGCAAGGGAAGCGGCGTGATCCCGATGACTCCCGATGACGCGGCAGGTAACGCGGCAACGGCCTTGGATGCGAGCGTCGGATCGCATAAGGTGGCCCCCTGAATAACGTGGCGGTGGTGGCGCCCTGGAGGCAGCCCCAGCGCAGGAGCGTCCGTGAGCTCACCGGTCACCGAAGGTCAAATTCTATCGGGAAAATACCGGGTCGAGCGCATCCTCGGGCAAGGGGGCATGGGCGTCGTCGTCGCCGCGCTGCACGAGCAGCTCCACCAGCGGGTCGCCATCAAGCTGCTCCACCCCGGCGCCAACGACGAGATGGTGGAGCGCTTCGTGCGCGAGGCGCGCGCGGCGGTGCGCCTGAAGAGCGAGCACGTCGCGCGCGTGCTCGACGTCGGGACGCTCGAGACGGGCGCGCCGTTCATGGTGATGGAGTACCTGGAGGGGAGCGACCTCCAGGAGACGCTGCGGCGGAGCGGCCCGCTCGAGCTGGAGGAGGCCGTGGGCTACGTGCTCGAGGCCTGCGAGGCCATCGCCGAGGCGCACGCGGCCGGCATCATCCACCGCGATCTCAAGCCGGCGAACCTCTTCCTCACGCGGGCGGCGGACGGCAGCGGCATGGTGAAGGTGCTCGATTTCGGCATCTCGAAGGCGCTGGCGGACCCGTCGACGGCCGGGGCC is a genomic window of Sorangium aterium containing:
- a CDS encoding SIR2 family NAD-dependent protein deacylase — protein: MAVLTLEQAAIPLRQAYREGRLIPFLGAGFSAPLQLPMWKELVGWMGAALGFEPALFELHGLPPQLAGFFARECAGGLDSFIAEMRARFHAREVDERRRSSCQHKALARRDFSTIYTTNFEHHIEEALRDAGKEAVALARFDDFARCPAQGACHVIKFHGDLDWPETVVLTESQYFSRLRLEAAPDQRLRADLLSNSFLFLGYSFGDVDIRYIWYRMEQMRIEGSPQLAKRTSNRRGYWATFGAGLVQPALLEDWHIDVIELDPNDKTKSVVHLLDSLGG
- a CDS encoding aldo/keto reductase, which encodes MEFRQLGGSGFKVPVLSLGTGTFGGSNEFFRGWGASDVAEATRLVDVSLEAGMNMFDSADIYSDGMAEEILGHAIKGRRDKVIISTKATFRSGPGPNDVGSSRYHLIRSIEGSLRRLQTDYIDLFQLHGFDAVTPLEETLGTLDDLVRAGKIRYLGCSNFSGWHLMKSLAVSEKYGLSRYVAHQAYYSLVARDYEWELMPLALDQKVGAVVWSPLGWGRLTGKIRRGQPLPEVSRLRNKLSVDGGPQIDDEYLYGVVDALDAVAKETGKTVPQIALNWLLQRPSVANVIIGARNEEQLRQNLGAVGWTLAPEHIAKLDAASKTKLPYPYFHQAGFNERNPFPVSL
- a CDS encoding HAD-IB family phosphatase, whose amino-acid sequence is MARAGQGSAAVASGVAACKSAVVLILCDFDGTITRDDLTNRIWDAHLGYDWRQVLLAPAVGGQLTPFELLRRGYADVDRPAAELLDELRPHAELRSGFEDLLALCAHRAWVFHVISHGLPFYIREFLPPGTAFSCFDAVFDGRWRVTVPEAVPLGPGEDFKIRVLDQLKAATGETSTVYIGDGRLDYPAARCCDHVFAVRDSALDVLCAREGIPYTPFDSFAEICAALEGRGTPDGERARRAAGATPTAG
- the hisH gene encoding imidazole glycerol phosphate synthase subunit HisH, whose protein sequence is MQAIALVDLGMGNLRSVERALLQAAEDSGASCAVTRSGDPEIIGRADKVVVPGQGAFRDCAAALQSGIGEALRAQIRKGTPYLGICLGMQALFDGSEEAEGARGLGVFPGTVKRLTPQPSAAEADAVAGQPWVGIKIPHMGWNRIAFAREVAGPLGVFAGERPFVYFVHSYHAVPLDPALVAATTEHGPHRITAAIERDNVTATQFHPEKSQAAGLRLLARFLDG
- the hisB gene encoding imidazoleglycerol-phosphate dehydratase HisB, which codes for MPRIANVQRKTRETDIRIEIDLDGQGRSEIKTPLPFLTHMLDQIARHGLFDLTIHAEGDVEIDGHHTTEDCGITLGTAVQKALGDKAGIARYGEATLPMDEALAQCALDLSGRPYFVWRVPLPKAKLGTWDVELAPVFFEGFARGVGANLHVRLIEGDNLHHIVEICFKSFAKALMKATRIEPRVAGIPSTKGSL
- a CDS encoding pyridoxamine 5'-phosphate oxidase family protein; this encodes MSELHALLREFDTAMLVTMTPEGLMRGRPMEIQEPAELMDCDLWFVTEDEAAKTGEITREHQVAVCCYRPRDRAYISISARATVERNEEKIRSLWKPSWKAWLPAGPTHPHAAFLKLYVERAEYWEPEGGRLRVLYEKAKALVQRRSAEDKLNPPKHI
- a CDS encoding non-canonical purine NTP pyrophosphatase, translating into MVYFVSSNHRKLADMTYIWKDAPTPLRVLRLDVPQILSSDLDTVVREEALAAYRLSLVPLFVEHGGLFIEHLNGFPGPLVMPFWERLQDRICSLIPPGQSRAAHVVQKVCYCDGRTLRVYTGSVLGEIACERRGDEGIHWEPMFIPAGHTRTLGQMPRDERLRCSASAEALRAFRFDLGL
- a CDS encoding sensor histidine kinase, which gives rise to MTAFFDDVDPRIPAVPIRDDTARIREDFLVLAAHEIRTPVTSLLLQLQLTKRMSEQEPEKTPAWAAAMLAVFDRQLGRLARLCDDMFQARHGGLAHGAPARQPLDLVGLIREVVATAVAHRPAACGAISVAAEGSVIGWWDRSQLERMTFHLIKNAITFGEGKPIAIEVRATRARARLIVRDHGMGIAREDHERIFARFERAVPVERFGGLGLGLYIAHVAARAHGGAIRVESELGCGAAFIVDLPLAPRRPQRVRAARRSSSISSPIPPSRPARARRGASAARAPELPRGARLKLAQVKQVHQRLLRPH